A region of Anolis sagrei isolate rAnoSag1 chromosome 2, rAnoSag1.mat, whole genome shotgun sequence DNA encodes the following proteins:
- the CD300LF gene encoding CMRF35-like molecule 1, which produces MRMGNQLQWHLTVGALFLLTGFTSALVGPKKVIGFIGRSLFLVCKYEKGYNNYIKYWCKGAEWSSCKTVVETDGSEAVVKKGRTIIKDNHINFEFTVTLEDLTEKDAGKYWCAIERAGPDIGFRVTIEVLPAPTTVPIITTIPVITTESNFPTITTEEPMGPDFPENLTILLPVVFLVLVVILIGALLLMWQIKKKKAAKECKDVPLPMSPRQEEGNPSSAAVKPKLNHKAAPSEVNQAMNYHPGEVEYTSVTRRTPTADTASLPQAHTNTENIAYASLSFFNPNEQAIYANVN; this is translated from the exons GTTTTACATCTGCTCTGGTAGGCCCTAAAAAAGTTATTGGGTTTATTGGCAGGTCACTGTTTCTGGTGTGTAAATATGAAAAAGGATATAACAACTACATAAAATATTGGTGCAAAGGAGCTGAGTGGAGTTCATGTAAGACTGTTGTTGAAACTGATGGATCAGAGGCAGTGGTGAAGAAGGGCAGAACCATCATCAAGGACAACCATATAAATTTTGAATTCACAGTCACCCTAGAGGATCTCACAGAGAAAGATGCTGGGAAATACTGGTGCGCTATAGAAAGAGCAGGACCTGACATTGGATTCCGTGTAACTATTGAAGTTCTTCCAG CACCTACTACCGTACCTATAATTACGACCATACCTGTAATTACGACAGAATCAAATTTCCCTACCATAACAACAGAAGAGCCTATGGG CCCTGATTTCCCTGAGAACTTGACAATCCTGCTACCTGTTGTGTTTCTAGTATTGGTGGTCATATTAATAGGAGCACTACTGCTAATGTGGCagataaagaagaaaaaag CTGCCAAAGAATGCAAGGATGTTCCACTGCCTATG TCTCCGAGACAGGAAGAAGGGAACCCTTCAAGTGCAGCTGTGAAGCCAAAACTTAATCACAAAGCAGCACCTTCTGAAGTCAACCAAGCCATGAACTACCACCCAGGAGAAGTGGAATACACATCTGTCACAAGAAGAACACCAACTGCTGATACTGCTTCTCTGCCACAG GCTCATACCAACACAGAAAACATTGCTTATGCCAGCTTAAGTTTTTTTAACCCAAATGAGCAAGCCATTTATGCCAATGTAAATTAA